Proteins co-encoded in one Candidatus Binatia bacterium genomic window:
- a CDS encoding enoyl-CoA hydratase/isomerase family protein yields the protein MAYETLIIEQQGPIAYVWLNRPERRNALNAQALEEIAAAFIELQRSFETPVVVLGGRGQSFCAGADRKDPPAARMAKGSGAGPRERRYASQLGRRVLAAIEQLDAITIARLHGHAIGGGLALALACDFRIAATSTIFQIPEVDLGIPLAWGAVPRLAREVGDARAKELILLCDQFDALAAERYGLLNRVVSEDGLDATVNDWAQRLAAKPISAVHMTKTQFRAYAQRVPLGDVTENDGDLLAAAVSEDPTRFAFKPNR from the coding sequence ATGGCTTACGAAACGTTGATCATCGAGCAACAGGGACCGATTGCGTATGTGTGGCTCAACCGTCCCGAACGGCGCAATGCCCTCAATGCACAGGCGCTGGAGGAGATTGCCGCCGCATTCATCGAGTTGCAGCGGTCCTTCGAGACACCCGTCGTCGTTCTCGGCGGCCGTGGTCAATCCTTTTGCGCCGGCGCGGATCGCAAAGATCCGCCGGCCGCACGCATGGCCAAAGGGTCGGGAGCGGGTCCACGCGAGCGCCGCTACGCTTCGCAACTCGGCCGGCGGGTGCTTGCCGCCATCGAACAGCTCGACGCCATCACCATCGCCCGCCTGCACGGCCACGCCATCGGTGGCGGGTTGGCTCTGGCGCTGGCTTGTGATTTTCGCATTGCCGCGACTAGCACGATCTTCCAGATTCCCGAGGTCGACCTGGGCATCCCCTTGGCGTGGGGCGCAGTGCCCAGACTGGCAAGAGAGGTCGGGGATGCGCGTGCGAAGGAGCTGATCCTGCTATGCGATCAATTCGATGCCCTGGCGGCGGAACGCTACGGCCTGCTGAACCGCGTGGTGTCCGAGGACGGGCTCGATGCGACGGTCAATGATTGGGCGCAGCGATTGGCGGCAAAGCCCATCTCGGCTGTGCACATGACCAAGACGCAGTTCCGCGCCTACGCACAGAGGGTACCACTGGGTGACG